Proteins from a genomic interval of Flammeovirgaceae bacterium SG7u.111:
- a CDS encoding DUF4374 domain-containing protein, with amino-acid sequence MKTIITSIKNISYLALVFSIVFISSCSDDDSPMLPSDDENYSYLVAPALESADLYPMHPVTTLQSGSASIYDAQEIPDAPWNVLVNGKDGFVYLNYDGVLSKYSVDGQGVLKSEGAILGLGISGGPLSAFTNDTEMLVSTGMRANETGVFSYQVIDTDGMTELSTGNFTVQLGSGERASLSGYIYKDGKIFVPYIHYDAKWSSLPFAPLQVYDAATLQLEKTIKDDRTAGLGLSVVSSHGIDESGNLYLISCPSNYWGANESLPSGLLRINAGEDDFDSNYFLDLSSKFNGNHTAGFLYVGNNKAIVQVFRSDLIEEYSDYQWDFNIEYYVVDVVSGETEKLNIPLAMYPRNAMTITRDGKGAIAATTANGSAMYIYDATTGTLSTGLTYSDVDYIEGVVSFR; translated from the coding sequence GTGAAAACAATTATTACTTCAATTAAAAACATAAGCTATTTAGCATTGGTGTTTTCAATAGTTTTTATATCCTCATGTAGTGATGACGACTCGCCAATGTTGCCATCTGATGATGAAAACTATAGCTATCTTGTTGCACCAGCACTTGAGTCTGCTGACCTGTACCCAATGCATCCGGTTACTACATTGCAATCTGGAAGTGCTTCTATTTACGATGCTCAAGAAATTCCTGACGCTCCTTGGAACGTATTGGTCAATGGAAAAGATGGTTTTGTGTATTTGAACTATGACGGTGTTTTATCAAAATATAGTGTTGATGGTCAAGGAGTATTGAAATCTGAAGGAGCTATTTTAGGGCTAGGAATTAGTGGAGGTCCTTTGTCAGCTTTTACAAATGATACTGAAATGCTTGTTTCTACAGGGATGAGGGCTAATGAAACAGGAGTGTTTTCTTATCAGGTAATAGACACAGACGGTATGACAGAGTTGTCTACTGGAAACTTTACCGTACAATTGGGCTCAGGTGAAAGAGCATCATTGTCTGGTTATATATACAAAGATGGTAAAATCTTTGTCCCATATATCCATTATGACGCGAAATGGTCATCTCTTCCATTTGCTCCCCTTCAAGTTTATGATGCAGCCACTCTCCAATTAGAAAAAACAATCAAAGATGACCGAACTGCAGGTTTGGGCCTTAGTGTGGTAAGCTCTCATGGTATTGATGAAAGTGGAAACCTGTATTTAATATCTTGCCCTTCTAACTACTGGGGTGCAAATGAAAGTTTGCCTTCTGGTCTTTTGAGAATAAATGCAGGAGAAGATGATTTTGATTCGAATTACTTCTTAGATCTTTCAAGCAAGTTTAATGGAAATCACACTGCTGGGTTCTTGTATGTTGGAAACAACAAAGCAATAGTACAGGTATTTAGAAGCGATTTGATAGAAGAGTACAGTGATTACCAGTGGGACTTCAATATCGAGTATTATGTGGTTGATGTTGTATCTGGGGAAACCGAAAAGCTTAATATTCCACTTGCAATGTACCCAAGGAATGCAATGACCATTACTCGTGACGGCAAAGGTGCTATAGCTGCTACTACTGCAAATGGAAGTGCTATGTATATTTATGATGCGACTACTGGGACGCTTTCTACTGGGCTAACATATTCAGATGTTGATTATATTGAAGGGGTCGTATCCTTTAGATAA
- a CDS encoding TonB-dependent receptor plug domain-containing protein, translated as MRINFTIFFLAAFILSSFASAYAQNTIYGKIVDEKGSALPGVAILIKESKNGTITDNKGEFRLSPSEKKCTIEISGVGLKKQLIAIDFDKGSQLNLGTVVMLENTQLLSEVVVEADETAFLQQKAFSVTAVDAKPMQIRNMDVNQLLNRTSGVRIRETGGLGSKFSFTLNGLSGNQVKIFIDDIPMDIMGRAYGLNNFPVNLIDRVEVYKGVVPINLGSDALGGSVNIVTDNSVQSFLDASYSFGSFNTHRAALIGRKYFKDSGFSISLKSFYNYSANNYTMYGIEAFDENSQPYTTDTKRFHDTYKSMMGHVEVGFNDRKWADKFMIGAAFAELDQDLQTSFSLNPPFGEVKELEDSYFFNLNFRKSDIGIKNLDLNLFAQYSEVNNTKIDTSSYVYNWQGGRKPNINPTWGEALRIKTYFDYVQTSFLQRAFLNYDITNNQSINLNYITTHFERQGENRFGTSEEEPFRSPNTLTKHVAGLSYEINLFEQDLSVIPAVKYYNFATKTRNVLTSIDGAVSIEDLSTSLGEFGYSLALRYYVTRDFYLKSSYEKGYRIPEPDEIFGDGLTVLANPFLLPESANNFNFGGQYAFVFNTDNSLQVGFNLFHRDVHNFIRERNNGRLNQHENVLDALISGLEVDIKYKYKERFNINGNLTWQKFINNTEFSSTGNPNPTFGLRIPNEPYLFANLGLSYTFKPIFDKVELFTYYNFNYVHSFLLGYDILSGFQNEIPTQYLQNVGVTALGPQKRHSVSFEVSNIFNALAYDEFKLQKPGRAFNLKWRYFIN; from the coding sequence ATGAGGATAAACTTTACAATATTTTTTTTAGCGGCATTCATTCTTTCCTCATTTGCTAGCGCTTATGCACAAAATACCATATACGGTAAAATAGTAGATGAGAAGGGTAGTGCATTGCCTGGAGTTGCTATTCTTATTAAAGAAAGTAAGAACGGTACTATTACTGATAACAAAGGGGAGTTCAGGTTATCTCCTAGTGAGAAAAAGTGTACTATCGAAATTTCTGGGGTAGGTTTAAAAAAGCAGTTAATTGCGATAGATTTTGATAAGGGTTCCCAATTGAACTTAGGGACGGTGGTAATGTTAGAAAATACCCAACTCTTGAGCGAGGTGGTGGTTGAAGCTGATGAAACAGCATTTTTACAGCAAAAGGCATTTTCGGTAACCGCCGTGGACGCCAAGCCTATGCAAATTCGGAACATGGATGTCAATCAACTGCTAAACCGGACATCCGGTGTCAGGATTAGAGAAACCGGAGGTTTGGGCTCGAAGTTTAGCTTTACGCTGAATGGACTTAGCGGAAACCAAGTCAAGATTTTTATTGATGATATCCCTATGGATATAATGGGCAGGGCTTATGGTTTAAATAATTTTCCAGTTAACCTGATCGATCGTGTAGAAGTCTATAAGGGGGTAGTACCTATCAATTTGGGTAGCGATGCTTTAGGCGGTTCGGTCAATATTGTGACCGATAATTCAGTTCAATCATTTCTTGATGCTTCTTACAGTTTTGGGTCATTCAATACGCATAGAGCAGCGCTAATAGGTAGAAAATATTTTAAAGATTCTGGCTTTAGTATTTCGCTAAAAAGTTTTTACAACTACAGCGCAAATAATTATACAATGTACGGAATAGAGGCTTTTGATGAAAATAGCCAACCTTATACTACTGATACTAAACGGTTTCATGATACTTATAAATCCATGATGGGGCATGTTGAAGTTGGTTTTAATGATAGAAAGTGGGCTGATAAGTTTATGATTGGCGCTGCTTTTGCCGAATTAGACCAAGACTTACAAACTAGCTTCAGCTTGAACCCTCCTTTTGGTGAAGTGAAGGAATTGGAAGACAGTTATTTTTTCAATCTGAATTTTAGGAAATCAGATATTGGAATCAAAAACCTTGATCTTAATCTTTTTGCACAATACAGTGAGGTCAACAATACCAAGATCGATACCTCATCCTATGTGTACAATTGGCAAGGTGGGCGCAAACCGAATATTAACCCTACTTGGGGTGAAGCCCTTCGGATTAAGACCTATTTTGACTATGTCCAAACCTCTTTTTTGCAGCGTGCTTTTCTAAATTATGATATAACAAATAATCAAAGTATTAACCTTAATTACATCACCACTCATTTTGAGCGACAAGGTGAAAATAGATTTGGAACTTCGGAAGAAGAACCGTTTAGAAGCCCAAATACATTGACAAAACATGTGGCGGGCTTATCGTATGAGATCAATTTATTTGAACAAGACTTGTCAGTGATACCTGCGGTCAAGTATTACAATTTTGCGACTAAAACCCGTAATGTATTAACCTCTATTGATGGTGCTGTGTCAATTGAAGACTTGTCGACAAGCTTAGGTGAGTTTGGTTATTCTTTGGCATTGAGGTACTATGTCACTCGTGATTTTTACCTGAAATCGTCTTACGAAAAAGGCTATCGAATTCCTGAGCCAGATGAAATATTTGGCGATGGACTAACTGTGCTTGCAAACCCTTTTCTTCTTCCCGAATCGGCCAACAATTTCAATTTTGGAGGACAATATGCCTTTGTTTTTAACACGGATAATTCGTTACAGGTCGGGTTTAATTTATTTCACCGTGATGTTCACAACTTTATCAGAGAAAGAAACAACGGACGGTTAAACCAACATGAAAATGTGTTGGATGCACTTATCAGTGGCCTGGAGGTAGATATTAAATATAAGTACAAAGAGAGGTTCAATATAAATGGCAACCTAACTTGGCAAAAGTTTATCAACAACACAGAATTCTCTTCCACAGGAAACCCAAACCCTACTTTTGGTTTGAGGATTCCAAACGAACCATATCTTTTTGCCAACCTTGGTTTGAGCTACACATTTAAACCGATTTTTGATAAGGTAGAGCTGTTTACCTATTACAATTTTAATTATGTCCATTCATTTCTTTTGGGCTATGATATTTTGAGTGGATTTCAAAATGAAATACCCACTCAATACCTCCAAAATGTAGGGGTAACTGCGCTTGGCCCGCAAAAAAGACATTCCGTTTCCTTTGAGGTTTCGAATATTTTTAATGCGCTTGCTTATGATGAATTTAAGCTTCAAAAGCCTGGTAGGGCTTTCAATTTGAAATGGAGGTATTTTATTAATTAA